One Pseudomonas ekonensis DNA window includes the following coding sequences:
- a CDS encoding putative bifunctional diguanylate cyclase/phosphodiesterase: protein MECAQPQPGEGSSVLLIVDDYPENLISMRALLQRQDWQVMTAASGFEALNLLLEHDIDLVLLDVQMPGMDGFEVARLMRGSQRTRLTPIIFLTANEQSQDAVIKGYASGAVDYLFKPFDPQILKPKVQALLEHQRNRRALQRLSQDLEIARAFNASVLDNAAEGILVLAEDGLIRFANPAISRLLNAPVQELQGQEFLDFLQKPHIPLWADSDFYVSYKRGETLRLHDALLRTAPGQQVPVALSCAPLPTEQHAMVVTVLDMSVVRHLHQQLEFQAVTDPLTGLLNRRGFYQTVENLLLRGERSDSAWVLMYLDLDGFKRVNDSLGHDAGDRVLRWVSEQLKACLRPFDILARMGGDEFTALLDLEFPEQAAKIAEKLIERVSICQQIEGMDVTLGASIGIATYPDCGNSVDGLLRASDIAMYEAKRAGRQQYRFYDPEMNGRARSRLMLEESVRTAIENLDFNLVYQPQVAIADGRIRGFEALLRWHHPSAGDVPPGLFLPLLEEAQLISRLGSWIYHHSAGQRKAWQAQFDEDLVLGVSLSNTQFGLPNLVTELRQVLERHGLKPRQLEVEVTEEALTVNPDDTRKQLRLLRNLGVRVALDDFGSGACSLAHLRDLELDTLKLDRHLIARLPDSARDASLVRSVLELCREYGLLVIAEGVETLAQYRWLQAHGCEYVQGFLVARPMVADETVRFAQPFDWGALAG from the coding sequence ATGGAATGCGCGCAACCACAGCCAGGTGAAGGCAGCTCAGTCCTTTTGATCGTTGATGATTACCCTGAAAACCTGATCAGCATGCGGGCGTTGCTGCAACGCCAGGACTGGCAGGTGATGACGGCCGCCTCAGGCTTCGAGGCGCTGAACCTGTTGCTTGAGCACGACATCGACCTGGTGCTGCTGGATGTGCAGATGCCGGGCATGGACGGTTTCGAGGTCGCCCGGCTGATGCGCGGCAGCCAGCGCACGCGCCTGACGCCGATCATTTTCCTGACCGCCAACGAGCAGTCCCAGGATGCGGTGATCAAGGGCTACGCCAGCGGCGCGGTGGATTACCTGTTCAAGCCCTTCGACCCGCAGATCCTCAAGCCCAAGGTGCAGGCGTTGCTGGAGCACCAGCGCAACCGCCGGGCCCTGCAGCGCCTGAGTCAGGACCTGGAGATCGCCCGGGCGTTCAACGCTTCGGTGCTGGACAACGCGGCGGAGGGAATCCTGGTGCTGGCCGAGGACGGCTTGATCCGCTTCGCCAATCCGGCGATCTCCCGGCTGCTCAACGCACCCGTGCAGGAACTGCAAGGTCAGGAGTTTCTCGACTTCCTGCAAAAGCCTCACATTCCCTTGTGGGCCGATTCCGATTTCTACGTGAGCTACAAACGCGGCGAAACCCTGCGCCTGCACGACGCCCTGCTGCGCACCGCGCCGGGCCAGCAGGTGCCGGTGGCGCTGTCCTGCGCGCCGCTGCCCACCGAACAGCATGCGATGGTGGTGACGGTGCTGGACATGTCGGTGGTGCGCCACCTGCATCAGCAGCTGGAGTTCCAGGCCGTCACCGACCCGTTGACCGGGCTGCTCAACCGGCGCGGCTTCTACCAGACCGTGGAGAACCTGCTGCTGCGCGGCGAGCGCAGCGACAGCGCCTGGGTGCTGATGTACCTGGACCTCGACGGCTTCAAGCGGGTCAACGATTCCCTCGGTCATGATGCCGGCGACCGGGTGCTGCGCTGGGTGTCCGAGCAGTTGAAGGCGTGCCTGCGGCCGTTCGATATCCTGGCGCGGATGGGCGGGGACGAATTCACGGCGCTGCTGGATCTGGAGTTTCCCGAGCAGGCAGCGAAGATTGCGGAAAAACTCATCGAACGGGTGTCGATCTGTCAGCAGATCGAGGGCATGGACGTCACGTTGGGCGCCAGCATCGGCATCGCCACGTACCCGGATTGCGGCAACAGCGTCGACGGGTTGCTGCGCGCCTCGGACATCGCCATGTACGAGGCCAAGCGCGCCGGGCGTCAGCAGTACCGGTTCTACGACCCGGAGATGAACGGCCGGGCGCGCTCGCGGCTGATGCTGGAAGAGAGCGTGCGCACCGCCATCGAGAACCTCGATTTCAATCTGGTCTACCAGCCGCAAGTGGCGATCGCCGACGGGCGGATCCGCGGCTTCGAGGCGTTGCTGCGCTGGCACCACCCGAGCGCCGGCGACGTGCCGCCGGGGCTGTTCCTGCCGTTGCTGGAGGAAGCGCAACTGATCAGCCGCCTCGGCAGCTGGATCTACCACCACAGCGCCGGGCAGCGGAAGGCCTGGCAGGCGCAGTTCGATGAGGATCTGGTGCTGGGCGTGAGCCTGAGCAACACCCAGTTCGGCCTGCCGAACCTGGTCACCGAGTTGCGGCAGGTGCTGGAGCGTCATGGGCTGAAGCCTCGGCAGCTGGAGGTGGAAGTCACCGAAGAGGCGCTGACGGTCAATCCGGACGACACGCGCAAGCAACTGCGGCTGCTGCGTAATTTGGGGGTGCGGGTGGCGCTGGACGATTTCGGCTCCGGGGCGTGCTCCCTGGCGCACCTGCGCGACCTGGAGCTGGACACGCTCAAGCTGGATCGGCACCTGATCGCCCGATTGCCGGACTCGGCGCGGGACGCCTCGCTGGTGCGCAGCGTGCTCGAACTGTGCAGGGAGTACGGCCTGCTGGTGATCGCCGAGGGCGTCGAGACCCTGGCGCAGTACCGATGGCTGCAGGCCCATGGCTGCGAATACGTGCAAGGCTTCCTGGTGGCGCGGCCGATGGTCGCCGACGAGACCGTGCGCTTTGCCCAGCCGTTCGACTGGGGCGCGTTGGCCGGTTGA
- a CDS encoding type II toxin-antitoxin system HipA family toxin, with protein sequence MSKIRRLDVTTPQGFSGELSKGSQFSFAYDSADAPREVSLVMPYDPTPSVSNVLHPIFDMNVPEGFLADQIKRRMAKHMQVDEMRLLSVIGGNQIGRLTYRNPLEAHVSVRAQVGLRDILTADTSQGVFEFLVDTYFESGISGVQPKVLVPDLDKLAGNRKTLLSSDLIVKSGADEYPHLAQNEFLCLEAARLAGLETPPFWLSENGELFVMERFDLTESGRLGFEDMAVLLGLNKDLHDNYKYSQSYETLAAAIGQVCRHGDPLRELERYFSSVCLSVMVRNGDAHLKNFGVVYTHPGAPETVRLAPVFDVTTTTVYENYNPKSGRSLIDRTLAIKMNKSKTYPDRQQLIEFGRKHCAVEKPALVIERIAEAMSEALAANRERVDRELFSGMEREWEAGRVAALYDSVVSGLKRKPSTNR encoded by the coding sequence ATGAGTAAAATCAGACGGCTCGATGTCACGACTCCGCAAGGCTTTTCTGGCGAACTCTCCAAGGGTTCACAGTTTTCGTTTGCCTACGATTCTGCCGACGCTCCCCGAGAGGTTTCGCTGGTCATGCCTTATGACCCGACACCCTCAGTAAGCAATGTCCTGCACCCGATCTTTGACATGAACGTGCCGGAAGGCTTTCTGGCCGATCAGATCAAGCGGCGAATGGCCAAGCATATGCAAGTGGATGAGATGCGTTTGCTGTCGGTCATCGGCGGCAACCAGATCGGCCGCCTGACGTATCGGAACCCGCTGGAGGCTCATGTTTCTGTCCGGGCACAGGTCGGGTTGCGGGATATTCTGACGGCGGATACGTCACAGGGCGTTTTTGAGTTTCTGGTCGACACCTACTTCGAATCGGGTATTTCGGGGGTGCAGCCCAAGGTACTGGTGCCGGACCTGGACAAGCTCGCTGGCAACCGCAAAACCCTGCTCAGTTCCGATCTGATTGTGAAGTCGGGTGCCGATGAATACCCGCACTTGGCCCAAAACGAATTCCTGTGTCTGGAAGCTGCCCGTCTCGCCGGTCTGGAGACACCGCCGTTCTGGCTGTCTGAAAACGGCGAGTTGTTTGTCATGGAGCGCTTCGATCTGACGGAGTCCGGTCGGCTCGGCTTCGAAGATATGGCTGTGCTTCTGGGACTTAACAAGGATCTGCACGACAACTACAAGTATTCCCAGAGCTATGAAACCCTCGCCGCCGCGATTGGCCAGGTCTGCCGGCACGGTGATCCGTTACGTGAGCTGGAACGTTACTTCTCCTCGGTCTGCCTTTCGGTGATGGTGCGCAATGGGGATGCACACCTGAAAAACTTCGGCGTGGTCTACACCCATCCCGGTGCGCCTGAAACAGTGCGCCTGGCGCCGGTCTTCGATGTGACCACCACTACGGTGTATGAAAACTACAACCCGAAGTCCGGTCGCTCTCTGATTGACCGAACGCTGGCTATCAAGATGAACAAGAGCAAAACCTATCCGGATCGTCAGCAACTGATCGAGTTCGGTCGTAAGCATTGCGCAGTGGAGAAGCCAGCGCTGGTCATTGAGCGTATCGCGGAGGCAATGAGCGAGGCATTGGCGGCGAATCGGGAGCGAGTGGACAGAGAACTGTTTTCCGGGATGGAGCGTGAGTGGGAAGCGGGGCGGGTGGCCGCTTTGTATGACTCTGTGGTTTCTGGATTGAAGCGTAAGCCTTCAACCAATAGGTGA
- a CDS encoding polysaccharide lyase family 7 protein has translation MIDLATWNLSVPVGNPPYTVDTAKLVNGFKDQYFHSDTGTLFFWSPVTGSKTENAIYPRTELRETYSNGTLRNWYYPDADNLLRATLAVNKVPSSGKIVIGQIHAYESQKPMLKLEYQYKSKTETGNLVIKLRTHPDQDESRVITLATGIKLDREFNYLIHLSPGGALGVSAAGYQWDSQISATWRNKPLYFKAGVYVQDNTGYTSEGGQVTFSKLDIDHNK, from the coding sequence ATGATCGACCTCGCAACCTGGAACCTCAGCGTTCCCGTCGGCAACCCGCCGTACACCGTCGACACCGCCAAACTGGTGAACGGCTTCAAGGACCAATACTTCCACTCCGACACCGGCACGCTGTTCTTCTGGTCGCCGGTCACCGGCTCCAAGACCGAGAACGCCATCTACCCGCGCACCGAACTGCGCGAAACCTACAGCAACGGCACCCTGCGCAACTGGTACTACCCCGACGCCGACAACCTGCTGCGCGCGACCCTGGCGGTGAACAAGGTGCCCAGTTCCGGCAAGATCGTCATCGGCCAGATCCACGCCTACGAAAGCCAGAAGCCGATGCTCAAGCTCGAATACCAGTACAAAAGCAAAACCGAGACCGGCAACCTGGTGATCAAACTGCGCACCCACCCGGACCAGGACGAAAGCCGCGTCATCACCCTCGCCACCGGGATCAAACTGGATCGCGAGTTCAACTACCTCATCCACCTCAGCCCCGGCGGCGCCCTCGGCGTGAGTGCGGCGGGCTATCAGTGGGATTCACAGATCAGCGCGACCTGGCGCAACAAGCCGCTGTACTTCAAGGCCGGGGTGTATGTGCAGGACAACACCGGCTACACCAGCGAGGGCGGGCAGGTGACGTTTTCCAAACTCGACATCGACCACAACAAGTGA
- a CDS encoding M48 metallopeptidase family protein, giving the protein MTALKYLQAYPVQLQDQVRQLIADGRLGDYLDQRYPGRHDVQSDKALYGYALELKQEYLRNAPAIDKVLFDNRLDLTHRALGLHTTVSRVQGGKLKAKKEIRIASLFKEAAPQFLKMIVVHELAHFKESDHNKAFYKLCEHMLPGYHQIEFDLRVYLTWRDLQ; this is encoded by the coding sequence ATGACTGCGTTGAAATACCTCCAGGCCTATCCCGTGCAACTGCAGGATCAGGTGCGCCAACTGATCGCCGACGGTCGCCTCGGCGACTACCTCGACCAACGCTACCCCGGCCGTCACGACGTGCAGAGCGACAAGGCCCTGTACGGCTACGCGCTGGAGCTGAAGCAGGAATACCTGCGCAATGCCCCGGCCATCGACAAGGTGCTGTTCGACAACCGCCTCGACCTGACCCACCGCGCCCTCGGCCTGCACACCACGGTGTCGCGGGTGCAGGGCGGCAAGCTCAAGGCCAAGAAGGAAATCCGCATCGCCTCGCTGTTCAAGGAGGCCGCGCCGCAGTTCCTGAAGATGATCGTGGTGCACGAACTGGCGCATTTCAAAGAGTCGGATCACAACAAGGCCTTCTACAAGCTGTGCGAGCACATGCTGCCGGGCTATCACCAGATCGAGTTCGACCTGCGGGTGTATCTCACTTGGCGGGACCTGCAGTAG
- a CDS encoding GNAT family N-acetyltransferase: MTIEWVCKHHSDLGKEQLYAILKLRSEVFVVEQRCAYLDPDGQDLEGDTCHLMGWQGDELVAYLRLLDPQSQGGDVVIGRVLTAPSGRGKGLGHEMMEQALKQAEKHWPQVPVYLSAQAHLQGYYGRYGFIVAGEEYLEDDIPHIGMRRA; the protein is encoded by the coding sequence ATGACAATCGAGTGGGTCTGCAAACATCACAGCGATCTGGGCAAAGAGCAGCTGTACGCCATCCTGAAGCTGCGCTCGGAAGTGTTCGTGGTCGAACAGCGCTGCGCCTACCTGGATCCCGACGGCCAGGACCTGGAAGGCGACACCTGCCACCTGATGGGCTGGCAAGGCGACGAACTGGTGGCCTACCTGCGCCTGCTGGACCCGCAGTCCCAGGGGGGCGACGTGGTGATCGGCCGGGTGCTCACCGCGCCGTCAGGGCGCGGCAAGGGGCTGGGCCACGAAATGATGGAACAGGCGCTGAAGCAGGCCGAAAAGCATTGGCCGCAGGTGCCGGTCTACCTGTCGGCCCAGGCGCACCTGCAAGGGTATTACGGGCGTTACGGGTTCATCGTGGCGGGCGAGGAATACCTCGAAGACGACATTCCGCACATCGGCATGCGCCGGGCTTGA
- a CDS encoding DUF6124 family protein has product MFKVTPNPPETDPASPYESIDSRKLHEAAERALDHYLNPATPHYPAHDPMYFANPAYTTESLLADASENLGSASAMLDHFAALLDTPHRKLAQGIAQLVMLGELAVNQALDNVEPKL; this is encoded by the coding sequence ATGTTCAAAGTTACCCCGAACCCTCCGGAAACCGATCCGGCCTCCCCTTACGAATCCATCGATTCGCGCAAACTCCACGAAGCCGCCGAACGCGCCCTCGACCACTACCTCAACCCCGCCACACCCCACTACCCCGCCCACGACCCCATGTACTTCGCCAACCCGGCCTACACCACCGAATCCTTGCTGGCCGACGCCAGCGAAAACCTCGGTTCGGCCAGCGCCATGCTCGACCACTTCGCCGCCCTGCTCGACACCCCGCACCGCAAACTGGCGCAGGGCATTGCGCAACTGGTCATGTTGGGAGAACTGGCGGTGAATCAGGCGTTGGATAACGTTGAGCCGAAGCTGTAG
- a CDS encoding winged helix-turn-helix domain-containing protein has translation MDVSKTKSSFYRRLYVAYLIDSGLASSVPALTDATGMPRRTAQDTIAALADLDIVCEFEQEEGARNHAGRYRIREWGAIDRGWIERNLRQIKAVLEYP, from the coding sequence ATGGACGTGAGCAAGACCAAGAGCAGTTTCTACCGCCGTCTGTACGTGGCGTACCTGATCGACAGCGGCCTGGCCAGCAGCGTGCCGGCGCTGACCGACGCCACCGGCATGCCCCGGCGCACGGCCCAGGACACCATCGCGGCGCTGGCGGACCTGGACATCGTCTGTGAGTTCGAGCAGGAAGAGGGGGCGCGCAACCATGCCGGGCGCTACCGGATCCGCGAGTGGGGGGCGATCGACCGGGGGTGGATCGAGCGCAACCTGCGGCAGATCAAAGCGGTGCTGGAGTATCCCTGA